In the Dioscorea cayenensis subsp. rotundata cultivar TDr96_F1 chromosome 12, TDr96_F1_v2_PseudoChromosome.rev07_lg8_w22 25.fasta, whole genome shotgun sequence genome, one interval contains:
- the LOC120273671 gene encoding putative disease resistance protein RGA3 — MASATLSAVAGSILSPLTDICLENLIDYLWKYLSSSPSSSSSEEAEKQQQLKDSLEALEDSKWFVESVNSRIMMLFEKHKQNNRVVNLHAKLKGVGYDIQDLESEMKYMELERKVEEINKADQKDDTTSGQSSRGGLKRLIPFRLPTSSSSEKKRRLPTAAQSSTLSTDDDILTKITSIIKQFTSIKSKLEEEIMLEEWFDQIKLNGVYDPWEQHHSPQNERVTTSSTNGRKIYGRKNELQWLIEFLIGPNLNNSTVSVAPIVGIGGIGKTTLAQFVFDHTEIENNFDKKGWIFVSSHFDRFRIIREMVEIISPTSERCSTTNLDLLERQLKCHLEGKKFLLVLDDVWSDEWQQLFGLLQSTKAQAIKIIVTCRNPTVLKSIDKKNIIILRDINAEEYWSFFLNCASAENNPELHDIGRRIVKKLMGIPLAANTVGKLLGKHLTKEHWNYVLENDLWKLKNDAQDIMPALALSYYHLPQHLQLCFAFCSVLPKNHTYNVDEVISMWIANGYIHESSSSNAMNDIGRQYFDELVALCFFYDFFGDSKLFTMHDLIHDLAVLVSHDETCIYESRNNKEISENVRHLYSECLIDLGLVHETNNFRTLVLNGIYDMPAFLSHKAFSRIRVLIICDCDMQTFPDAIPHLKHLQHLDLMETDIRKIPDSLCRLYQLRVLKLLHPKTLPNQFHNLVKLEILCMYQFSWDSLYDKLDYLVNRERGFMVAQLRNMNELRGELSIENLENIDNREEAKKAKLKEKRHIKKLGLRWHYTLDGSEHDVQEVLEGLEPHPNLEELKIKGYMGSKTPSWLQKIQKLKIIYFSNCRNLTIECESCDDSETEMLPSLQLLSLKKSTVSFTGMESSSSSSPTTPGHRKLFLHLQNLTVEGCDGVNGLHWLIGSALKQLVISNSPGLDDQFPECLRGFSSLTQLELREAKIQTFDAEVMATLHALEEILLENCNELFSVEGLQALPSLKKLSIGKCSKFKFLCMEEMTELQNIQIAYCQDLESLPVWLHHLHLLKRLYISDCPKFHSLPEDGLPSSLEDLKIINCNPGLIERCQQVGSREWLMLQQIPTGNYFVRNLSGYEASNLSQISL; from the exons ATGGCTTCTGCAACTTTGTCCGCAGTTGCAGGATCTATTCTTTCACCGTTGACTGACATATGTTTGGAGAACTTGATCGATTATCTATGGAAATAtctatcatcatcaccatcatcatcatcctctgaAGAAGCAGAAAAACAGCAACAACTGAAGGATTCATTGGAAGCCTTGGAAGATTCCAAGTGGTTTGTTGAGTCAGTGAACAGCAGAATCATGATGttgtttgaaaaacataagCAAAACAACAGGGTGGTCAATTTGCATGCCAAACTCAAAGGTGTTGGTTATGACATACAAGACTTGGAATCAGAGATGAAGTACATGGAGTTGGAGAGAAAGGTGGAGGAGATCAACAAGGCTGATCAAAAAGATGACACTACTTCTGGCCAATCTAGTAGAGGAGGACTAAAGCGCTTGATTCCTTTTCGTCTACCAACTTCCTCATCAAGTGAGAAAAAACGTCGCCTTCCGACAGCAGCGCAATCCTCAACTCTGTCAACAG ATGATGACATTTTGACAAAGATTACTAGTATTATAAAACAATTTACGAGCATTAAATCAAAATTGGAGGAAGAAATCATGTTGGAAGAATGGTTTGACCAGATCAAGTTGAATGGTGTTTATGATCCATGGGAACAACATCACTCCCCTCAAAACGAACGTGTCACCACGTCATCAACAAATGGAAGGAAGATATATGGTCGAAAGAATGAGTTACAATGGTTGATTGAGTTTCTCATAGGGCCAAATCTCAACAATAGTACTGTTTCTGTTGCACCAATAGTTGGGATAGGTGGTATTGGAAAAACTACTTTGGCTCAGTTTGTCTTTGACCATACagaaatagaaaacaatttTGACAAAAAAGGGTGGATATTTGTATCAAGTCACTTTGATAGATTCAGAATCATCAGAGAAATGGTAGAGATTATTTCCCCCACTAGTGAACGTTGTAGCACCACCAATTTGGATCTTCTTGAGAGACAACTCAAGTGTCATCTAGAAGGGAAGAAATTTCTATTGGTGCTTGATGATGTTTGGTCTGATGAATGGCAACAACTCTTTGGACTTCTCCAATCCACAAAAGCACAGGCTATTAAAATCATTGTGACTTGTAGAAATCCTACAGTATTAAAAagcatagataaaaaaaatataattattttgagaGATATAAATGCTGAGGAATACTGGTCATTTTTTCTGAATTGTGCCTCTGCTGAAAACAATCCTGAACTACATGATATAGGAAGGCGCATAGTGAAAAAGCTAATGGGAATACCATTAGCAGCGAATACAGTGGGAAAGCTTCTTGGAAAACATCTAACTAAGGAGCATTGGAATTATGTATTGGAAAATGATTTGtggaaattaaaaaatgatgcaCAAGATATCATGCCTGCACTTGCATTGAGTTACTATCATTTACCTCAACATCTACAACTATGCTTTGCCTTTTGTTCGGTGCTTCCTAAAAATCATACATATAATGTGGATGAAGTTATTAGTATGTGGATAGCCAATGGGTATATACATGAAAGCAGTAGTTCAAATGCAATGAATGATATAGGAAGACAGTATTTTGATGAATTAGTggcattatgtttcttttatgattttttcgGTGACTCTAAATTGTTCACAATGCATGACTTAATACATGATTTGGCCGTATTAGTTTCTCATGATGAGACTTGTATTTATGAGAGCAGAAACAATAAAGAAATTTCTGAAAATGTCCGTCATTTGTATTCagaatgtttgattgatcttGGGTTGGTACATGAAACTAATAACTTTCGCACACTTGTGTTAAATGGAATTTATGACATGCCTGCCTTCCTAAGCCATAAAGCATTCAGCAGAATCCGAGTGCTAATCATCTGTGATTGTGATATGCAAACATTCCCGGATGCTATTCCTCATCTAAAACACTTGCAacatttggatttgatggaaacTGATATAAGAAAAATACCAGATTCACTATGTAGGCTTTATCAGTTGAGAGTGCTAAAATTGCTTCACCCAAAGACGCTACCAAATCAATTTCATAACCTCGTGAAACTTGAAATATTGTGCATGTATCAATTCAGTTGGGACTCTTTGTATGATAAGCTAGATTATCTTGTGAATAGAGAAAGAGGCTTCATGGTTGCGCAATTGAGGAATATGAATGAACTAAGAGGAGAGCTGTCAATTGAGAATTTGGAGAACATTGATAATAGGGAAGAAGCAAAAAAAGCCAAGTTGAAGGAAAAACGTCATATCAAGAAGTTGGGTTTACGTTGGCATTATACATTGGATGGTTCGGAGCATGATGTCCAGGAAGTACTTGAAGGCCTTGAACCTCATCCTAACTTAGAAGAACTAAAGATTAAAGGGTACATGGGCTCCAAAACACCAAGCTGGCTTCAAAAAATCCAGAAACTGAAAATAATATACTTCAGCAATTGCAGAAACCTGACAATTGAGTGTGAATCGTGTGATGATTCTGAGACTGAGATGCTTCCATCATTGCAGCTGCTTTCATTGAAGAAATCAACAGTATCATTTACAGGCAtggaatcatcatcatcatcatctccaacGACACCAGGGCATCGCAAgttatttcttcatcttcagaaCCTCACTGTAGAGGGATGTGATGGAGTGAATGGATTACATTGGCTTATAGGTTCAGCACTGAAGCAGCTAGTGATAAGCAATAGTCCGGGCCTGGATGACCAATTTCCAGAATGCCTCCGTGGCTTCTCTTCTCTTACTCAATTAGAATTGAGGGAGGCAAAGATCCAAACCTTTGATGCAGAGGTGATGGCCACACTGCATGCACTTGAAGAAATACTTCTTGAAAATTGTAATGAGCTTTTTTCAGTGGAGGGTTTACAAGCCCTCCCTTCCCTAAAAAAATTGTCTATTGGTAAATGCTCCAAATTCAAATTCTTGTGTATGGAGGAGATGACAGAGCTGCAAAATATACAGATAGCATATTGCCAAGACCTGGAATCTCTGCCTGTTTGGTTGCACCATCTTCATTTACTGAAACGATTGTATATTAGCGATTGCCCAAAGTTCCATTCACTGCCAGAGGACGGCCTCCCTTCCTCACTTGAAGACTTGAAAATCATAAATTGTAACCCAGGCTTAATAGAACGGTGCCAACAAGTGGGGTCTCGAGAATGGCTAATGCTTCAACAAATCCCTACAGGAAACTATTTTGTTCGAAATCTGAGTG GATATGAAGCAAGCAACCTCTCACAAATTTCTCTATGA